The Ischnura elegans chromosome 1, ioIscEleg1.1, whole genome shotgun sequence genome contains a region encoding:
- the LOC124157323 gene encoding peptide transporter family 1-like isoform X3, with product MYPKSVFFIVLNEFCERFSFYGMRTILSLYLRDVLLFTDDTATVIFHTFVMLCYFTPIFGAMIADSFLGKFRTIFYISILYAIGNIVISVGSAPVLEGAAIPVTMIALVMIAAGTGGIKPCVAAFGGEQFTLPEQEKQQKQFFSLFYFAINAGSLITTFVTPVLRQDIQCLGKSTCYPLAFGIPALLMILSVVVFVCGKTSYRIRKPDGNIVLQTFSVIKHAIGQKISNKGVKKDHWLDHASDKYDSTVIEDIKGALKVAWLLLPLPVFWALFDQQGSRWTFQSARMNGRIGSFTLKPDQMQVVNPLLILFFIPIFESILYPLCAKCNFLQKSIPRIFFGGCLAALAFVLSGIVENQLQATNPIVPTPDQGQLRIFNSLQCPIALNASIKDLNGEINIPSLQSWTVQEINLSENPEIKLSLIADSTCLNGQENKLQKELSIPGGMALSYLITSKNNTLSLEGPFAPDNVERSHDGFPKLRVISNLITNSGEFTLKSEQGNIKSLEISGKVNATEYTTISPGVSYKLQYGKAETTIIELNLEPGGVYTVLVIQKADGEFESQLIEITPPNSIHMLWQMPQYIVMTAGEVMFSITGLQFSFTQAPASMKSLMQAMWLLTVAFGNLIVVIIAEAQFVKSQTAEFFLFAGLLLAVMFVFLFMARNYQYVEVQKDDESEVELPETRRSRKEEEANGNVNDAYESPTEGAL from the exons atGTATCCAAAATCAGTATTCTTCATTGTCCTCAATGAATTTTGTGAAAGATTTTCTTTTTATGGCATGAGAA CAATTTTATCACTATATCTGCGAGATGTACTACTTTTCACAGATGACACTGCTACcgttattttccacacttttgtTATGCTCTGCTATTTCACTCCAATTTTTGGAGCTATGATAGCAGACagttttttaggaaaatttag aaCAATCTTCTACATATCCATTTTATATGCAATAGGAAATATAGTAATTTCTGTGGGATCTGCTCCAGTTTTGGAAGGTGCTGCAAT ACCAGTCACTATGATTGCACTAGTCATGATTGCAGCTGGAACTGGAGGTATTAAGCCTTGTGTGGCAGCATTTGGAGGTGAACAGTTCACCTTACCAGAGCAAGAAAAACAGCAAAAGCAGTTTTTCTCACTGTTCTACTTTGCAATTAATGCTGGTAGTTTGATAACAACATTTGTGACTCCTGTTTTACGGCAAGATATTCAGTGCTTAGGTAAATCGACATGCTACCCTCTGGCATTTGGAATACCAGCTCTATTGATGATTTTGTCAGTAG TTGTCTTTGTATGCGGAAAGACCTCTTATCGCATAAGGAAGCCTGATGGAAACATAGTACTCCAGACTTTTTCAGTCATAAAA CATGCTATTGGtcaaaaaatatctaataaagGAGTCAAAAAGGACCATTGGCTGGACCACGCTTCTGATAAATATGACAGCACAGTAATTGAAGACATCAAAGGTGCGCTGAAAGTTGCCTGGCTACTCCTCCCTCTTCCAGTCTTCTGGGCTCTCTTTGACCAGCAG GGCTCAAGATGGACATTCCAGTCCGCACGCATGAATGGGAGAATTGGCTCTTTCACTTTAAAACCTGATCAAATGCAGGTTGTCAACCCATTgctgatccttttttttattccaatatttgaGTCCATTCTCTACCCTCTATGTGCAAAGTGCAACTTCCTCCAGAAATCAATTCCAAGAATATTCTTTGGGGGATGCTTAGCTGCTTTGGCTTTTGTGCTATCTGGCATTGTAGAAAACCAGCTACAG GCTACCAATCCAATAGTGCCCACACCTGATCAAGGGCAGTTAAGGATATTCAACAGTCTACAGTGTCCCATTGCTCTAAATGCAAGTATAAAGGACTTAAATGGAGAGATAAACATACCTTCACTTCAGTCTTGGACTGTTCAGGAAATTAATTTGAGTGAAAATCCAGAGATAAAGCTAAGTTTAATTGCAGACAGTACATGCCTAAATGGCCAAGAGAACAAATTACAAAAGGAGTTGAGTATTCCAGGAGGAATG GCACTATCATATCTCATCACAAGTAAAAACAACACGCTTAGTTTAGAAGGGCCATTTGCTCCAGATAATGTTGAGAGGTCTCATGATGGATTTCCAAAACTTAG GGTTATCTCcaatttaataacaaattctgGGGAATTTACTTTGAAGTCCGAACAAGGGAATATAAAATCCTTGGAAATTTCAGGAAAAGTAAATGCAACAGAATACACAACGATAAGCCCAGGCGTGAG CTACAAACTTCAATATGGTAAAGCAGAGACAACAATTATAGAACTCAACCTTGAGCCAGGAGGTGTTTATACTGTCTTAGTGATTCAAAAGGCTGATGGAGAATTT GAAAGCCAGTTAATTGAGATAACCCCACCTAATTCAATTCACATGTTGTGGCAAATGCCACAATATATTGTGATGACAGCAGGAGAGGTTATGTTTTCCATTACAGGCCTTCAATTTTCCTTTACTCAA GCTCCAGCTAGTATGAAGTCCTTGATGCAAGCTATGTGGCTCCTCACAGTGGCTTTTGGAAACCTCATTGTTGTTATCATTGCAGAAGCTCAATTTGTAAAAAGCCAA ACTGCTGAATTTTTCCTATTTGCTGGCCTTTTACTGGCTGTGATGTTCGTCTTCCTCTTCATGGCCAGAAACTATCAGTATGTCGAAGTACAGAAAGATGATGAGTCGGAGGTGGAGTTGCCAGAAACACGAAGATCAAGAAAAGAGGAAGAGGCCAATGGAAACGTAAATGATGCCTATGAAAGTCCCACGGAAGGAGCATTATGA
- the LOC124157323 gene encoding peptide transporter family 1-like isoform X1 yields the protein MSSRFIKAFLFWADWSDSSSSSQRNGIVGETTRLLGNEDRGQRHPDDSLKDEIMYPKSVFFIVLNEFCERFSFYGMRTILSLYLRDVLLFTDDTATVIFHTFVMLCYFTPIFGAMIADSFLGKFRTIFYISILYAIGNIVISVGSAPVLEGAAIPVTMIALVMIAAGTGGIKPCVAAFGGEQFTLPEQEKQQKQFFSLFYFAINAGSLITTFVTPVLRQDIQCLGKSTCYPLAFGIPALLMILSVVVFVCGKTSYRIRKPDGNIVLQTFSVIKHAIGQKISNKGVKKDHWLDHASDKYDSTVIEDIKGALKVAWLLLPLPVFWALFDQQGSRWTFQSARMNGRIGSFTLKPDQMQVVNPLLILFFIPIFESILYPLCAKCNFLQKSIPRIFFGGCLAALAFVLSGIVENQLQATNPIVPTPDQGQLRIFNSLQCPIALNASIKDLNGEINIPSLQSWTVQEINLSENPEIKLSLIADSTCLNGQENKLQKELSIPGGMALSYLITSKNNTLSLEGPFAPDNVERSHDGFPKLRVISNLITNSGEFTLKSEQGNIKSLEISGKVNATEYTTISPGVSYKLQYGKAETTIIELNLEPGGVYTVLVIQKADGEFESQLIEITPPNSIHMLWQMPQYIVMTAGEVMFSITGLQFSFTQAPASMKSLMQAMWLLTVAFGNLIVVIIAEAQFVKSQTAEFFLFAGLLLAVMFVFLFMARNYQYVEVQKDDESEVELPETRRSRKEEEANGNVNDAYESPTEGAL from the exons gaaatcatGTATCCAAAATCAGTATTCTTCATTGTCCTCAATGAATTTTGTGAAAGATTTTCTTTTTATGGCATGAGAA CAATTTTATCACTATATCTGCGAGATGTACTACTTTTCACAGATGACACTGCTACcgttattttccacacttttgtTATGCTCTGCTATTTCACTCCAATTTTTGGAGCTATGATAGCAGACagttttttaggaaaatttag aaCAATCTTCTACATATCCATTTTATATGCAATAGGAAATATAGTAATTTCTGTGGGATCTGCTCCAGTTTTGGAAGGTGCTGCAAT ACCAGTCACTATGATTGCACTAGTCATGATTGCAGCTGGAACTGGAGGTATTAAGCCTTGTGTGGCAGCATTTGGAGGTGAACAGTTCACCTTACCAGAGCAAGAAAAACAGCAAAAGCAGTTTTTCTCACTGTTCTACTTTGCAATTAATGCTGGTAGTTTGATAACAACATTTGTGACTCCTGTTTTACGGCAAGATATTCAGTGCTTAGGTAAATCGACATGCTACCCTCTGGCATTTGGAATACCAGCTCTATTGATGATTTTGTCAGTAG TTGTCTTTGTATGCGGAAAGACCTCTTATCGCATAAGGAAGCCTGATGGAAACATAGTACTCCAGACTTTTTCAGTCATAAAA CATGCTATTGGtcaaaaaatatctaataaagGAGTCAAAAAGGACCATTGGCTGGACCACGCTTCTGATAAATATGACAGCACAGTAATTGAAGACATCAAAGGTGCGCTGAAAGTTGCCTGGCTACTCCTCCCTCTTCCAGTCTTCTGGGCTCTCTTTGACCAGCAG GGCTCAAGATGGACATTCCAGTCCGCACGCATGAATGGGAGAATTGGCTCTTTCACTTTAAAACCTGATCAAATGCAGGTTGTCAACCCATTgctgatccttttttttattccaatatttgaGTCCATTCTCTACCCTCTATGTGCAAAGTGCAACTTCCTCCAGAAATCAATTCCAAGAATATTCTTTGGGGGATGCTTAGCTGCTTTGGCTTTTGTGCTATCTGGCATTGTAGAAAACCAGCTACAG GCTACCAATCCAATAGTGCCCACACCTGATCAAGGGCAGTTAAGGATATTCAACAGTCTACAGTGTCCCATTGCTCTAAATGCAAGTATAAAGGACTTAAATGGAGAGATAAACATACCTTCACTTCAGTCTTGGACTGTTCAGGAAATTAATTTGAGTGAAAATCCAGAGATAAAGCTAAGTTTAATTGCAGACAGTACATGCCTAAATGGCCAAGAGAACAAATTACAAAAGGAGTTGAGTATTCCAGGAGGAATG GCACTATCATATCTCATCACAAGTAAAAACAACACGCTTAGTTTAGAAGGGCCATTTGCTCCAGATAATGTTGAGAGGTCTCATGATGGATTTCCAAAACTTAG GGTTATCTCcaatttaataacaaattctgGGGAATTTACTTTGAAGTCCGAACAAGGGAATATAAAATCCTTGGAAATTTCAGGAAAAGTAAATGCAACAGAATACACAACGATAAGCCCAGGCGTGAG CTACAAACTTCAATATGGTAAAGCAGAGACAACAATTATAGAACTCAACCTTGAGCCAGGAGGTGTTTATACTGTCTTAGTGATTCAAAAGGCTGATGGAGAATTT GAAAGCCAGTTAATTGAGATAACCCCACCTAATTCAATTCACATGTTGTGGCAAATGCCACAATATATTGTGATGACAGCAGGAGAGGTTATGTTTTCCATTACAGGCCTTCAATTTTCCTTTACTCAA GCTCCAGCTAGTATGAAGTCCTTGATGCAAGCTATGTGGCTCCTCACAGTGGCTTTTGGAAACCTCATTGTTGTTATCATTGCAGAAGCTCAATTTGTAAAAAGCCAA ACTGCTGAATTTTTCCTATTTGCTGGCCTTTTACTGGCTGTGATGTTCGTCTTCCTCTTCATGGCCAGAAACTATCAGTATGTCGAAGTACAGAAAGATGATGAGTCGGAGGTGGAGTTGCCAGAAACACGAAGATCAAGAAAAGAGGAAGAGGCCAATGGAAACGTAAATGATGCCTATGAAAGTCCCACGGAAGGAGCATTATGA
- the LOC124157323 gene encoding peptide transporter family 1-like isoform X2: MKDLVAVTTPQEKKEIMYPKSVFFIVLNEFCERFSFYGMRTILSLYLRDVLLFTDDTATVIFHTFVMLCYFTPIFGAMIADSFLGKFRTIFYISILYAIGNIVISVGSAPVLEGAAIPVTMIALVMIAAGTGGIKPCVAAFGGEQFTLPEQEKQQKQFFSLFYFAINAGSLITTFVTPVLRQDIQCLGKSTCYPLAFGIPALLMILSVVVFVCGKTSYRIRKPDGNIVLQTFSVIKHAIGQKISNKGVKKDHWLDHASDKYDSTVIEDIKGALKVAWLLLPLPVFWALFDQQGSRWTFQSARMNGRIGSFTLKPDQMQVVNPLLILFFIPIFESILYPLCAKCNFLQKSIPRIFFGGCLAALAFVLSGIVENQLQATNPIVPTPDQGQLRIFNSLQCPIALNASIKDLNGEINIPSLQSWTVQEINLSENPEIKLSLIADSTCLNGQENKLQKELSIPGGMALSYLITSKNNTLSLEGPFAPDNVERSHDGFPKLRVISNLITNSGEFTLKSEQGNIKSLEISGKVNATEYTTISPGVSYKLQYGKAETTIIELNLEPGGVYTVLVIQKADGEFESQLIEITPPNSIHMLWQMPQYIVMTAGEVMFSITGLQFSFTQAPASMKSLMQAMWLLTVAFGNLIVVIIAEAQFVKSQTAEFFLFAGLLLAVMFVFLFMARNYQYVEVQKDDESEVELPETRRSRKEEEANGNVNDAYESPTEGAL; the protein is encoded by the exons gaaatcatGTATCCAAAATCAGTATTCTTCATTGTCCTCAATGAATTTTGTGAAAGATTTTCTTTTTATGGCATGAGAA CAATTTTATCACTATATCTGCGAGATGTACTACTTTTCACAGATGACACTGCTACcgttattttccacacttttgtTATGCTCTGCTATTTCACTCCAATTTTTGGAGCTATGATAGCAGACagttttttaggaaaatttag aaCAATCTTCTACATATCCATTTTATATGCAATAGGAAATATAGTAATTTCTGTGGGATCTGCTCCAGTTTTGGAAGGTGCTGCAAT ACCAGTCACTATGATTGCACTAGTCATGATTGCAGCTGGAACTGGAGGTATTAAGCCTTGTGTGGCAGCATTTGGAGGTGAACAGTTCACCTTACCAGAGCAAGAAAAACAGCAAAAGCAGTTTTTCTCACTGTTCTACTTTGCAATTAATGCTGGTAGTTTGATAACAACATTTGTGACTCCTGTTTTACGGCAAGATATTCAGTGCTTAGGTAAATCGACATGCTACCCTCTGGCATTTGGAATACCAGCTCTATTGATGATTTTGTCAGTAG TTGTCTTTGTATGCGGAAAGACCTCTTATCGCATAAGGAAGCCTGATGGAAACATAGTACTCCAGACTTTTTCAGTCATAAAA CATGCTATTGGtcaaaaaatatctaataaagGAGTCAAAAAGGACCATTGGCTGGACCACGCTTCTGATAAATATGACAGCACAGTAATTGAAGACATCAAAGGTGCGCTGAAAGTTGCCTGGCTACTCCTCCCTCTTCCAGTCTTCTGGGCTCTCTTTGACCAGCAG GGCTCAAGATGGACATTCCAGTCCGCACGCATGAATGGGAGAATTGGCTCTTTCACTTTAAAACCTGATCAAATGCAGGTTGTCAACCCATTgctgatccttttttttattccaatatttgaGTCCATTCTCTACCCTCTATGTGCAAAGTGCAACTTCCTCCAGAAATCAATTCCAAGAATATTCTTTGGGGGATGCTTAGCTGCTTTGGCTTTTGTGCTATCTGGCATTGTAGAAAACCAGCTACAG GCTACCAATCCAATAGTGCCCACACCTGATCAAGGGCAGTTAAGGATATTCAACAGTCTACAGTGTCCCATTGCTCTAAATGCAAGTATAAAGGACTTAAATGGAGAGATAAACATACCTTCACTTCAGTCTTGGACTGTTCAGGAAATTAATTTGAGTGAAAATCCAGAGATAAAGCTAAGTTTAATTGCAGACAGTACATGCCTAAATGGCCAAGAGAACAAATTACAAAAGGAGTTGAGTATTCCAGGAGGAATG GCACTATCATATCTCATCACAAGTAAAAACAACACGCTTAGTTTAGAAGGGCCATTTGCTCCAGATAATGTTGAGAGGTCTCATGATGGATTTCCAAAACTTAG GGTTATCTCcaatttaataacaaattctgGGGAATTTACTTTGAAGTCCGAACAAGGGAATATAAAATCCTTGGAAATTTCAGGAAAAGTAAATGCAACAGAATACACAACGATAAGCCCAGGCGTGAG CTACAAACTTCAATATGGTAAAGCAGAGACAACAATTATAGAACTCAACCTTGAGCCAGGAGGTGTTTATACTGTCTTAGTGATTCAAAAGGCTGATGGAGAATTT GAAAGCCAGTTAATTGAGATAACCCCACCTAATTCAATTCACATGTTGTGGCAAATGCCACAATATATTGTGATGACAGCAGGAGAGGTTATGTTTTCCATTACAGGCCTTCAATTTTCCTTTACTCAA GCTCCAGCTAGTATGAAGTCCTTGATGCAAGCTATGTGGCTCCTCACAGTGGCTTTTGGAAACCTCATTGTTGTTATCATTGCAGAAGCTCAATTTGTAAAAAGCCAA ACTGCTGAATTTTTCCTATTTGCTGGCCTTTTACTGGCTGTGATGTTCGTCTTCCTCTTCATGGCCAGAAACTATCAGTATGTCGAAGTACAGAAAGATGATGAGTCGGAGGTGGAGTTGCCAGAAACACGAAGATCAAGAAAAGAGGAAGAGGCCAATGGAAACGTAAATGATGCCTATGAAAGTCCCACGGAAGGAGCATTATGA